TGTATTTGTTCAATTGGAAgactttattatttcttttgaagTTGTTGTCTAACTATTGTTCAATTCTAAACCGTTTTAtctgttattatttattagtattgATAAAGTTGGTTTTGTCGGTTTCTTTGCAATGATCAAAATTTGTCCTATTCGATGACTTATTTGAAGTTGTTATTTCGTTAGTATCTTTTGTACttgatttcatttaattaattccTTTTATGTTAGTTCACAAGCATGTGAAATGTGAATTTGTGGTTTATAGGGTTGCATATCCAAAATATTGACAAACCGATCCTATCTGATACTGATCCGCCAAATATAGGATCTTCAGAGTATACACCGATCTATTAGTGCTAGATTGATATTTAGCCAAATAACCGAACTATTCCCCGTCTCCTTGCCTTTTGAGACATTATGCTAACCTATCTATTAGTCCtagtttgatatttaaatatccAAACCATTCCCCTTCTCCTTGCCTTTGGAGACATTATGCTAGTGTTTTTACTCcttatagaaatattttttcacattcGGAAATGTATTTTGAATGCCTATTTGCAGTGGATTTTGAGGTTGACGGAAATGTTGATGGCGAGGTGCTGGGTATTTCAGCCGATATGGATAGTAGGAATGACGACGATAATGAATTGGTAGTTAGCTCTTTTGTAGAGCCTTATCAACACGATGAAGATGACGATAAGCTTAATCAAGGTCTTTCTGGCCATGAAATTGCTCTACTAGATGAACCTGAATCTGTAAATGTTTCAGGCCCTGTTGATGAACCTTATTTGGGACAGGAATTTGAGACTGAAGCTGCAGCTCATGCTTTTTATAATGCTTATGCCACACAAACAGGTTTTGTCCTCCGGGTGAGCAAACTATCTAGATCAAGGCGAGATAATTCTGTTATCGGTAGGGCTCTTGTTTGCAACAAAGAGGGTTTTAGAATGGCGGATAAACGTGAAAAGGTCTTGAGACAAAGGGCTGAAACAAGAGTTGGATGTAGAGCAATGGTTTTGGTAAGAAAGCTAAGTTCTGGGAAATGGGTACTTACAAAGTTTATTAAGGAACATACTCATCCTCTTACTCCTGGGAAAGGTCGTCGAGAATTAATTTATGACCAATTCCCGGTATGTTCTGAATTCTATACTttctataacttttttttttataatttcgaAAAGGAAATGGGAAAGGGAAAAAAGCATCAACACATTAGACTAGAAACCCAAACAAAACTTCTTCAACCAAAACTGACCATTGAAACAGACTGAAAACgtctaatattataaatttagacCAACCTTGTAACATAGTCCAAATTATCTCTTAACAAAAATGAAATCATTCACAAAATTCCAAGGCCTTgattgatgtgggttatttgagattaatttcaaataataaccCACTATCCAATCAACATTTTACATTTTACTGATTAGTTACATCATTCAATGGtcaacaaaaatactaaaatatcttttatttaaaaaatatatttattcattacaGTTTATACTCCTAATGATTTTTTTACCTAAATAACCTAGATCAATCAACAAACAAGGTTAAAAAAGATGAGATAAtagaatgcaagaagagatggGAAATGAATCCTCCATTAGCCAAATTGAGTTTTACACTCTTCGTATTCAT
This is a stretch of genomic DNA from Impatiens glandulifera chromosome 4, dImpGla2.1, whole genome shotgun sequence. It encodes these proteins:
- the LOC124934345 gene encoding protein FAR1-RELATED SEQUENCE 5-like — protein: MDFEVDGNVDGEVLGISADMDSRNDDDNELVVSSFVEPYQHDEDDDKLNQGLSGHEIALLDEPESVNVSGPVDEPYLGQEFETEAAAHAFYNAYATQTGFVLRVSKLSRSRRDNSVIGRALVCNKEGFRMADKREKVLRQRAETRVGCRAMVLVRKLSSGKWVLTKFIKEHTHPLTPGKGRRELIYDQFPNEHDKIKELTQQLSVEKKRCATYKRNLEMLFEHIEEHNKSLSQRVQYIIDSVKEMESHEEKIH